A DNA window from Daucus carota subsp. sativus chromosome 3, DH1 v3.0, whole genome shotgun sequence contains the following coding sequences:
- the LOC108215444 gene encoding homeobox protein knotted-1-like LET12, which yields MSFHEDHISQAMELHHYTDNVSNFQSMLPDDHHLSDHSSPPSEISGKPVPTWLNNAILRQQNHHYTANGSNFLHLQTTNSGSSSNQWLSREVHPSSEAMIVMNNQEKKLESHENQESGEGEWRNAKYKADILGHPLYDQLLSAHVSCLRIATPVDQLPRIDAQLEQSQQVVAKYSMLQQSSSQPLDGKDLDQFMTHYVLLLSSFKDQLQQHVRVHAMEAVMACWELEQSLQSLTGVAPGEGTGATMSDDDEDHYDTETNLFDGSLDGPDSMGFGPLVPTESERSLMERVRQELKHELKQGYKSKIVDIREEILRKRRAGKLPGDTTSLLKAWWQSHSKWPYPTEEDKARLVQETGLQLKQINNWFINQRKRNWHSNPSSSTSTKSKRKR from the exons ATGTCTTTTCACGAGGATCATATTTCTCAAGCAATGGAGCTTCACCACTACACAGATAATGTCTCGAACTTTCAGTCTATGCTGCCTGATGATCATCACCTATCTGACCACTCATCTCCGCCTTCGGAGATCAGTGGCAAGCCTGTGCCAACCTGGCTCAACAACGCGATACTTAGACAACAAAACCATCACTACACTGCCAATGGGAGCAATTTTTTGCACCTGCAGACTACGAATTCTGGCTCCTCATCAAACCAGTGGCTCTCCAGGGAGGTTCATCCGTCGAGTGAGGCGATGATTGTGATGAATAATCAGGAGAAGAAGCTGGAGAGTCATGAGAATCAGGAAAGTGGTGAAGGGGAGTGGAGAAATGCTAAGTATAAAGCGGATATACTTGGCCACCCTTTGTATGATCAGCTGCTTTCGGCTCACGTTTCGTGTTTGAGGATTGCGACGCCTGTGGATCAGCTCCCGAGGATCGATGCGCAGCTGGAGCAGTCGCAGCAGGTGGTGGCTAAGTATTCTATGCTTCAGCAGAGTAGTAGTCAGCCGCTTGATGGAAAGGACCTCGACCAATTCATG ACACATTATGTTCTATTGCTTTCTTCGTTCAAAGATCAACTGCAGCAACATGTTCGAGTTCATGCAATGGAAGCAGTCATGGCTTGTTGGGAACTCGAGCAGTCTCTGCAAAGTCTGACAG GTGTGGCACCTGGTGAAGGCACTGGAGCAACAATGTCAGATGACGATGAAGATCACTATGATACTGAAACTAATCTGTTTGACGGAAGTCTAGACGGACCTGATAGCATGGGGTTTGGTCCTCTCGTCCCTACTGAAAGCGAGAGGTCCTTGATGGAACGCGTGAGGCAAGAGCTGAAGCATGAGTTAAAACAA GGTTACAAGAGTAAGATCGTGGACATCAGAGAGGAGATTCTGCGTAAAAGAAGAGCAGGAAAACTCCCTGGTGACACCACTTCTCTTTTAAAAGCTTGGTGGCAATCACATTCCAAATGGCCTTACCCAACA GAGGAAGATAAAGCAAGATTGGTGCAAGAGACCGGGCTGCAACTAAAGCAGATTAATAATTGGTTTATCAACCAAAGAAAAAGGAACTGGCACAGCAATCCCTCGTCTTCAACTAGCACGAAGAGCAAACGCAAGAG GTGA
- the LOC108212030 gene encoding uncharacterized protein LOC108212030 has product MAFEQSAVPVDHLRPLHLAKTVVEEPRIAPVTAIGKQIEEGLYVTPPRSGSPDSIPVYYQHAPVSDAAYVGVGGYGNSVAVSDSGYVGFGYGTAGVPGVAGWVQRIPSPGAPGTSAGVGCFAHGIGNRFGGNGSDQASDEGGDDSNSGKKVKFLCSFGGKILPRPSDGALRYVGGQTRIISVRRDVSFEELVQKLADAYGQTVAIKYQLPEEDLDALVSVSSPDDLEHLMDEYEKLLERCLDGSPKLRMFLSSTSELDSPDGVQMGEFEDNGQRYVEAVNGAVERTGPGIVRKESILSVTSTQNSDMSGNEAVETTCQAHADVTRAPSTGELSPRSNSAASQESVPRLVCFDPNPAIYLETSATPSGIQMVRSHTPATSVQPVTIVQPQPQPPQQMNFEMQQQKQMGCSGPAVPLQTYMDPQQEAVNHTDYVQYSSQMGFPTRLMGNVGPLYAQQQYRDNAVNVSPHQYITTTTPSSYANIKPTTVQPQHVRYLDENTYGQRVVQFSGDQGYNTYHTQVSPQMTSGYGWQQAPQLEPVTMSETWVTHPQMVYPEKLPRYHDCYMCQKALPHAHSDTVAHSRNDSPTSSTNELNSYLSLQSEDSTRYRPINKGIVNGPIGVDRQYGNDIVLQREVSNDIPQTSIPQGVSVMAGGVQSPYGVITGIVPQYSQENAVQKPVVQAHYQIKQEALINKAVVVDDTSTGDTSSQNSDFHESPQSCYGISPGYIPRESTVESSLVYDQIRQSDGRTEKFIVRSPEQFVKNELGVPAVDVSRKKDIVEHRTQLITTTDPYGDKAYSKAKLVFETNRCKQNETLSCPSNEVPYSHNFQPTNSPREVTQSVLVNAGHPQSRLVVNQLSPDGAACGNTSTVPIVESPQQSERTALIGEWNESPSRMKSNLACINVEPVHTENNTPSSSLSPSSRSGDTEDSSNSLFSSQDPWYLRHDVQLRAPKPNRFLTKKEAYLGDQQYGSTGELSTRKIGSSTLKPDDRVIHRSVKSDTENSAWSNRGSTEEHSKQEGNGSAAPVLRPSLSSNNNLSSQGSGSASGSNHSSGAQYSGVEVHHTDTDEGNKSKLPERANLGFPMSDGMGRLQIIKNSDLEELRELGSGTFGTVYHGNWRGSEVAIKRISNRCFAGKPSEQQRMRDDFWNEAINLADLHHPNVVAFYGVVLDGPGDSVATVTEYMVNGSLRTALQKNEKSLDKRKRLLIAMDVAFGMEYLHGKNIVHFDLKSDNLLVNLRDPHRPICKVGDLGLSKVKCQTLISGGVRGTLPWMAPELLNGSSSLVSEKVDVFSFGVVLWELLTGDEPYADLHYGAIIGGIVSNTLRPPIPDYCDPEWKSLMERCWSTEPLERPKFSEVANQLRSLAAKVPPKVHLHR; this is encoded by the exons ATGGCTTTCGAACAAAGCGCTGTGCCTGTTGATCATCTAAGGCCTTTACACTTGGCTAAAACAGTGGTGGAAGAGCCTCGTATTGCTCCGGTTACTGCTATTGGGAAGCAAATTGAGGAGGGTCTTTATGTTACCCCTCCGCGTTCTGGAAGCCCTGATTCCATTCCTGTTTATTACCAGCATGCACCGGTTTCTGATGCTGCGTATGTGGGGGTGGGAGGTTATGGAAATTCAGTCGCGGTTTCTGATTCTGGGTATGTGGGATTTGGATATGGAACTGCAGGGGTGCCTGGTGTTGCTGGGTGGGTGCAACGCATACCTTCTCCTGGGGCTCCTGGAACTTCAGCTGGGGTTGGTTGTTTTGCTCATGGTATTGGGAATAGATTTGGTGGTAATGGTTCTGATCAGGCTAGTGATGAGGGAGGGGATGACTCGAATTCTGGAAAAAAGGTTAAGTTTTTGTGTAGCTTTGGTGGCAAGATTCTTCCTAGACCAAGTGATGGGGCACTGAGGTATGTTGGTGGCCAGACTAGGATTATTAGCGTTAGGAGAGACGTGAGTTTCGAGGAGCTGGTTCAGAAGCTGGCGGATGCCTATGGCCAAACTGTGGCTATTAAGTACCAGCTTCCAGAGGAAGATCTCGATGCACTTGTTTCAGTTTCGTCTCCTGATGACTTGGAACATTTGATGGATGAATATGAAAAGCTGCTCGAGAGGTGTTTGGATGGATCCCCCAAGTTAAGGATGTTTCTGTCTTCAACTTCTGAGTTGGACTCTCCTGATGGTGTCCAGATGGGTGAATTCGAAGATAATGGACAGAGATATGTTGAAGCTGTAAACGGTGCTGTTGAACGAACTGGCCCCGGCATTGTTAGAAAAGAGAGTATATTGAGTGTTACTTCTACACAGAATTCGGATATGAGTGGTAATGAGGCTGTCGAAACCACTTGTCAGGCCCACGCGGATGTTACTCGTGCACCATCTACTGGGGAGCTGTCTCCTAGAAGTAATTCTGCAGCCTCTCAAGAATCTGTTCCCAGATTAGTTTGTTTTGATCCCAACCCTGCAATTTACCTCGAAACTTCTGCTACTCCATCAGGTATTCAGATGGTTAGATCTCATACCCCTGCAACATCAGTGCAGCCAGTTACTATAGTTCAGCCACAGCCACAGCCACCACAACAGATGAACTTTGAAATGCAGCAACAGAAGCAAATGGGGTGTTCAGGACCAGCAGTTCCCTTGCAGACTTATATGGATCCTCAACAAGAAGCTGTAAACCATACTGATTATGTGCAGTATTCGTCCCAAATGGGTTTTCCTACGCGGCTCATGGGGAACGTTGGACCTCTGTATGCTCAACAACAATACCGGGATAATGCTGTTAATGTTTCACCTCATCAATATATCACCACAACAACCCCTTCCTCTTATGCCAATATCAAGCCAACTACAGTTCAACCCCAGCATGTTCGTTATCTGGACGAGAACACATATGGGCAGAGGGTTGTCCAATTCTCTGGTGACCAGGGCTACAATACTTATCATACACAAGTTTCCCCGCAAATGACAAGTGGATATGGATGGCAGCAGGCTCCGCAACTTGAGCCAGTTACCATGTCTGAGACATGGGTAACTCATCCGCAGATGGTGTACCCTGAGAAACTGCCTAGATATCATGATTGTTATATGTGTCAGAAGGCTTTGCCTCATGCACATTCTGATACAGTTGCACATTCTAGAAATGATAGTCCAACATCAAGCACAAATGAGCTCAACTCTTATCTGAGTCTCCAGTCGGAGGACTCTACAAGATATCGACCTATAAATAAGGGCATTGTAAATGGACCAATAGGCGTCGACAGACAGTATGGAAATGATATTGTTTTGCAGAGAGAAGTCAGTAATGACATTCCTCAAACATCGATTCCTCAGGGTGTATCTGTCATGGCAGGGGGTGTACAGTCTCCTTATGGTGTAATCACGGGAATTGTTCCACAGTATTCCCAAGAAAATGCTGTTCAGAAGCCTGTGGTACAAGCACATTACCAAATTAAACAAGAGGCTTTGATAAACAAAGCAGTTGTCGTGGATGATACTTCTACTGGGGAtacatcttcacaaaattcagaTTTTCATGAATCTCCTCAATCTTGTTATGGCATTAGTCCTGGATATATTCCCAGAGAAAGTACAGTTGAGTCCTCTCTTGTATATGATCAAATCAGACAATCAGACGGTAGAACAGAAAAATTTATTGTACGGTCCCCAGAACAATTTGTCAAGAATGAGCTGGGAGTGCCAGCAGTTGATGTGTCCAGAAAGAAAGATATTGTGGAACATAGAACACAACTTATAACTACTACGGATCCATATGGAGATAAGGCCTATAGCAAGGCCAAGTTGGTTTTTGAGACTAATCGCTGCAAGCAGAATGAGACGCTGTCTTGTCCATCAAATGAAGTTCCTTACTCCCACAACTTTCAGCCGACTAATTCACCACGTGAAGTAACTCAGTCTGTTTTAGTTAATGCTGGTCATCCTCAATCAAGGCTCGTGGTCAACCAATTAAGTCCAGATGGTGCTGCGTGTGGTAATACTAGTACAGTGCCTATTGTTGAATCACCTCAGCAAAGTGAAAGAACTGCACTGATTGGTGAGTGGAATGAAAGTCCTTCACGAATGAAGTCAAACCTGGCTTGTATAAATGTGGAGCCAGTTCATACTGAGAACAATACGCCATCTTCATCGTTATCTCCCTCTAGTAGGTCTGGAGATACGGAGGATAGCTCAAACTCTCTTTTCAGCAGTCAGGATCCTTGGTATTTGCGACATGATGTTCAGCTCCGAGCCCCTAAACCGAACAGGTTCCTGACCAAAAAAGAAGCTTACTTGGGTGACCAGCAATATGGAAGTACTGGTGAACTATCTACAAGGAAAATTGGCAGTTCAACTTTAAAACCAGATGACAGAGTCATCCATCGATCTGTCAAATCGGACACTGAGAACTCTGCTTGGAGTAACAGAG GTTCGACAGAGGAACATAGTAAGCAGGAGGGAAATGGTTCCGCTGCTCCAGTTCTTCGTCCTTCCCTATCCTCTAACAATAACTTGTCTAGTCAAGGGAGTGGATCAGCTTCAGGATCCAATCATAGCAGTGGAGCTCAGTACAGTGGTGTTGAAGTGCACCATACAGATACAGATGAG GGCAACAAATCCAAGCTGCCAGAAAGAGCGAATCTAGGATTTCCCATGTCAGATGGTATGGGTCGCCTGCAG ATTATAAAAAATAGTGACCTTGAAGAGCTCCGAGAATTGGGTTCTGGCACCTTTGGTACAGTTTACCATGGAAACTGGAGGGGGTCTGAGGTTGCAATCAAACGGATCAGTAATAGATGTTTTGCTGGAAAACCTTCAGAACAACAACGCATG AGAGATGACTTCTGGAATGAGGCAATTAACCTTGCTGACTTGCATCATCCAAATGTGGTTGCATTCTACGGTGTTGTGCTTGACGGCCCTGGAGATTCTGTGGCAACTGTGACAGAATATATGGTCAATGGTTCTTTAAGAACTGCTCTCCAGAAGAATGAGAA GAGCCTTGATAAACGCAAGCGTCTTTTGATTGCCATGGATGTGGCATTTGGAATGGAGTACTTGCACGGGAAAAACATAGTACACTTTGACTTAAAAAGTGACAATCTACTTGTCAATCTTCGTGATCCACATCGTCCAATATGCAAG GTTGGTGATTTAGGTCTATCTAAGGTCAAATGCCAGACACTGATCTCAGGTGGCGTACGGGGAACACTTCCTTGGATGGCACCAGAACTTTTAAATGGCAGCAGTAGCCTCGTTTCTGAGAAG GTTGATGTTTTTTCATTTGGCGTTGTGTTATGGGAACTCCTTACTGGAGATGAACCATATGCAGACCTACATTACGGGGCGATTATTG GTGGAATAGTGAGCAACACATTGCGACCCCCAATACCAGATTACTGTGATCCCGAATGGAAGTCACTAATGGAGAGATGTTGGTCGACAGAACCTCTTGAAAGACCAAAATTCAGTGAGGTAGCAAACCAGTTGCGTAGTCTAGCAGCCAAGGTTCCGCCAAAAGTGCACTTGCATCGTTAA
- the LOC108215344 gene encoding V-type proton ATPase subunit D, giving the protein MAGQNQRLNVVPTVTVLGVIKARLIGATRGHALLKKKSDALTVQFRAILKKIVSTKEEMGTIMKSSSFALTEAKYVAGENVKHIVLENVQNASIKIRSRQDNVAGVKLPKFEHFTEGETKNDLTGLARGGQQVQACRVAYVRAIEVLVELASLQTSFLTLDEAIKTTNRRVNALESVVKPRLENTITYIKGELDELEREDFFRLKKIQAFKKREIQRQLEAARKFAEDQAVEKVSLQKGISVNAAHNLLTATMQKDDDIIF; this is encoded by the coding sequence ATGGCTGGTCAGAATCAACGCCTGAATGTTGTTCCTACTGTTACAGTGCTTGGAGTTATCAAAGCTCGCCTTATTGGTGCCACAAGGGGTCATGCTCTTCTGAAGAAGAAAAGTGATGCTTTAACAGTGCAGTTTCGTGCGATACTAAAGAAGATTGTCTCTACAAAAGAAGAAATGGGAACAATCATGAAATCTTCTTCTTTTGCTTTAACAGAAGCCAAATATGTTGCTGGAGAGAACGTCAAACATATTGTCCTAGAAAATGTTCAAAATGCATCTATTAAAATTCGATCACGTCAAGACAATGTTGCAGGTGTGAAACTTCCCAAGTTCGAGCATTTCACTGAAGGAGAGACGAAGAATGACTTGACTGGATTGGCGAGAGGTGGCCAGCAGGTGCAAGCTTGTCGTGTTGCCTATGTGAGAGCCATTGAAGTTCTTGTAGAGCTAGCATCCCTCCAAACATCATTTCTGACACTTGATGAGGCTATTAAGACCACAAATCGCAGGGTTAATGCATTGGAGAGCGTTGTGAAGCCCAGGTTAGAGAACACTATAACCTACATCAAGGGGGAGCTGGATGAGTTGGAAAGAGAGGACTTTTTCAGGCTGAAGAAAATTCAGGCTTTTAAGAAGAGGGAGATTCAGAGACAACTAGAGGCTGCCAGAAAGTTTGCAGAGGATCAGGCTGTTGAGAAGGTTTCATTGCAGAAAGGAATTTCAGTCAATGCTGCTCATAACTTGTTGACTGCAACTATGCAGAAAGATGATGATATAATCTTCTGA
- the LOC108212031 gene encoding uncharacterized protein LOC108212031 — translation MVHSYTPAYYSSLHDSITSICKNILPFSFRKKRLPAIAAAEQKLSEHQSENLKWQQNSFHQILKLIGLCKEGIVPDEEVSAFRTHLLDTLISSPLDHEHELILKDKLIFLQELLYAQCISEEEYHSSKRPLLQRLAVQGAVIEARLVIAGKPKEKSEEEWSSIDLKDANCLIGKEKMNLESKSKHNSAIKQIKEAASVLSFVSPHKSAKFKEDKGVYDLDKENFKSSDHIFSSSNSEKNEMRISQENPFWNCQMREKESETRSILMASESLPEDFPKSGGSKVKKKPFRTLFQREGQGGVENGSNVLEEKEPKSGKKQWGFEGFKKWKKSDPSEDETAPLSLNERSDGEAYLGKLVASPIGEGPDTKQIKKKLHSDGSPSDFFVDKVLGDKIRKELLRIQKELGESNPNAQFTNDQIDVISTRLPVDKADLKKFFPKSWCDRYGDVVLNVVRKEFKDHVGEMKASGREKKQSPKRWETFDEDDDQNCHPNLFASCHVPIKQANSTPLNSDRLAYSSRPYW, via the exons ATGGTGCATTCTTACACACCAGCCTACTACTCATCACTCCATGACTCCATCACATCTATTTGCAAGAACATTCTCCCGTTCTCTTTTAGGAAAAAGAGACTGCCGGCGATAGCAGCTGCTGAGCAGAAGCTGTCTGAACACCAATCGGAGAATTTGAAGTGGCAGCAGAACTCGTTTCATCAAATCTTGAAATTGATTGGCTTGTGTAAGGAAGGGATTGTGCCTGATGAGGAGGTTTCTGCTTTTCGGACTCATCTTCTCGATACCCTTATTTCTTCTCCGCTTGATCATGAACACGAGTTGATTTTGAAAGATAAGCTCATCTTTTTGCAG GAGTTGCTTTATGCACAATGTATATCCGAAGAAGAGTATCATTCGTCGAAAAGGCCTTTGTTACAGAGACTGGCTGTTCAAGGAGCTGTGATTGAGGCAAGACTTGTGATTGCTGGGAAACCGAAAGAGAAATCCGAAGAGGAATGGTCATCAATTGACTTGAAGGATGCAAATTGCTTGATTGGTAAAGAAAAAATGAATTTGGAGAGCAAATCGAAACATAATTCAGCTATTAAGCAAATTAAAGAAGCTGCATCTGTGCTTAGCTTTGTGTCACCGCATAAAAGTGCAAAATTTAAGGAAGACAAGGGGGTTTATGATCTTGACAAAGAGAATTTCAAGTCAAGTGATCATATATTTTCTTCGTCTAATTCTGAAAAGAATGAAATGAGGATCTCCCAAGAAAACCCTTTCTGGAATTGTCAAATGAGGGAGAAAGAGAGTGAAACTCGGTCAATTCTAATGGCATCGGAGAGTTTGCCTGAAGATTTTCCGAAAAGTGGAGGTTCTAAAGTGAAGAAGAAGCCATTTAGGACATTATTTCAAAGAGAAGGACAAGGTGGCGTGGAAAATGGTAG CAATGTGCTAGAGGAGAAAGAGCCGAAATCTGGGAAGAAACAATGGGGATTTGAGGGTTTCAAGAAATGGAAGAAAAGTGATCCTTCTGAGGATGAAACAGCCCCTTTGTCACTAAATGAAAGATCTGATGGTGAAGCTTATTTAGGAAAGCTTGTCGCGAGTCCAATTGGAGAAGGACCTGATACCAAGCAGATAAAGAAGAAGCTGCATTCTGATGGTTCACCATCTGATTTTTTCGTTGATAAG GTTCTTGGGGATAAAATCAGGAAGGAGCTTTTGCGGATTCAAAAGGAACTTGGTGAATCAAATCCTAATGCTCAGTTTAC GAATGACCAAATTGATGTAATTTCGACTAGGCTTCCTGTGGACAAGGCAGATTTAAAGAAATTCTTTCCTAA GTCGTGGTGTGATCGGTATGGTGATGTTGTGTTAAATGTTGTCAGAAAGGAATTCAAGGATCATGTCGGAGAGATGAAAGCCAGTGGCAGGGAGAAGAAGCAGAGTCCTAAAAGATGGGAAACAttcgatgaagatgatgatcagAACTGTCATCCCAATCTCTTTGCTTCGTGTCATGTCCCAATCAAGCAAGCCAATTCAACTCCACTGAACAGCGATCGCCTTGCATATAGCAGCAGGCCATACTGGTAG